One genomic region from Amycolatopsis sp. FBCC-B4732 encodes:
- a CDS encoding alpha/beta fold hydrolase — MTTLDVPGATLTYDVTGSGPVLLLVPGGAADSTVFAPIRPLLAEDHTVVTYDPRGISRSPLHGEPGPDTIREHADDVHRLLTELGPADVFASSGGAITLLEHVVRHPGQVRTVVLHEPPVTRYLGPDVLDGPDIPAIYREHGIGAAIAAFMEMAGFDIAPPTDPTPGELAHMKVMEGNFAYFFGHLMAAIGAYEPDLDALRATSARLVVGVGEKSAGLPAHEAGLGLATDLGLTAEPFPGDHGGFEAEPAAFAARLRGVLEGC; from the coding sequence ATGACCACCCTCGACGTTCCCGGCGCCACCCTCACCTACGACGTCACCGGCAGCGGCCCCGTCCTGCTGCTCGTGCCCGGCGGCGCGGCCGACTCCACCGTGTTCGCCCCGATCCGGCCGCTCCTGGCCGAGGACCACACCGTCGTCACCTACGACCCCCGCGGCATCTCCCGCAGCCCGCTGCACGGCGAGCCGGGGCCCGACACCATCCGCGAACACGCCGACGACGTGCACCGCCTGCTGACCGAACTCGGCCCGGCCGACGTCTTCGCCAGCAGCGGCGGCGCCATCACGCTGCTCGAGCACGTCGTGCGCCACCCCGGCCAGGTCCGCACCGTCGTGCTGCACGAACCGCCGGTCACGCGGTACCTCGGCCCCGACGTCCTCGACGGCCCGGACATCCCGGCGATCTACCGCGAACACGGCATCGGCGCCGCCATCGCCGCGTTCATGGAGATGGCCGGGTTCGACATCGCCCCGCCCACCGACCCCACACCCGGAGAACTCGCCCACATGAAGGTGATGGAAGGCAACTTCGCCTACTTCTTCGGGCACCTGATGGCCGCCATCGGCGCCTACGAGCCCGACCTCGACGCGCTGCGGGCGACGTCCGCGCGGCTGGTCGTCGGCGTCGGGGAGAAGTCCGCCGGCCTGCCCGCCCACGAAGCGGGCCTGGGCCTGGCCACCGACCTCGGGCTGACCGCCGAACCGTTCCCCGGCGACCACGGCGGCTTCGAAGCCGAGCCGGCCGCCTTCGCCGCGCGCCTGCGCGGCGTGCTGGAAGGATGCTGA
- a CDS encoding YciI family protein — MRYLLMIAGDESAEEHQDDGCGGWGEDLERRGKIHGGGGLRPPSEATTIRVRDGEVLLTDGPFAEAKEQIGGFVVIECDDLDEALEIAAKHPAATYGSIEVRPMLGPADFA, encoded by the coding sequence ATGCGGTACCTGCTGATGATCGCCGGCGACGAGAGCGCCGAGGAGCACCAGGACGACGGCTGCGGCGGCTGGGGTGAGGACCTCGAACGCCGCGGCAAGATCCACGGCGGCGGTGGCCTGCGCCCGCCGTCGGAAGCCACGACCATCCGGGTCCGCGACGGCGAAGTCCTGCTCACCGACGGGCCGTTCGCCGAGGCCAAGGAACAGATCGGCGGCTTCGTCGTCATCGAGTGCGACGACCTCGACGAAGCCCTCGAAATCGCGGCCAAGCACCCGGCCGCCACCTACGGCAGCATCGAGGTCCGCCCGATGCTCGGACCGGCGGACTTCGCCTGA
- a CDS encoding GyrI-like domain-containing protein, with translation MPTIVQRPAQRYVAERATVAIPEFPRIADRLPPLIGGLAARGVTLAGAPFFRYRVLHQGMRFTVEAGVPVDGDVEVDDPAFPDELPAGRYVLDTYVGAPDGLAAATASVLEWGAAEGIEWDRREAADGEEWGCRLEVLRSNPLEVPDPAQWVTDLLFRVAD, from the coding sequence ATGCCCACGATCGTCCAGCGCCCGGCCCAGCGCTACGTCGCCGAGCGCGCCACCGTCGCCATCCCGGAGTTCCCGCGCATCGCCGACCGGCTGCCGCCGCTGATCGGCGGCCTCGCCGCCCGCGGGGTCACCTTGGCGGGAGCGCCGTTCTTCCGCTACCGCGTACTGCACCAGGGGATGCGGTTCACCGTGGAAGCCGGCGTGCCCGTCGATGGCGACGTCGAGGTGGACGACCCGGCCTTCCCCGACGAGCTCCCGGCGGGCCGGTACGTCCTCGACACCTACGTCGGCGCCCCGGACGGCCTGGCCGCCGCGACGGCGTCGGTCCTGGAGTGGGGCGCCGCCGAGGGCATCGAATGGGACCGCCGGGAAGCGGCCGACGGCGAAGAGTGGGGCTGCCGCCTGGAAGTGCTGCGCAGCAACCCCCTCGAAGTGCCGGACCCCGCGCAGTGGGTGACCGACCTGCTCTTCCGCGTCGCGGACTGA
- a CDS encoding DUF1772 domain-containing protein translates to MSTVVLVAALVAAGLIAGLFYAYACSVLPGLARGDDKTFVEGMRGINVAIVNPVFLLTFLGAPVLAGVAVFLDTGARPWVIAGFVFLVAMLVITGVVNVPLNNALDAGGDDYAAVRAQFEAVWVRWNVVRAVVSTAGFGCLVAAVLTRR, encoded by the coding sequence ATGTCCACTGTGGTGCTGGTGGCCGCGCTGGTCGCTGCCGGGCTGATCGCCGGGCTGTTCTACGCCTACGCCTGCTCGGTCCTGCCCGGTTTGGCGCGTGGCGACGACAAGACGTTCGTCGAGGGCATGCGGGGGATCAACGTCGCGATCGTGAACCCGGTGTTCCTGCTGACGTTCCTGGGCGCGCCCGTGCTGGCGGGCGTGGCGGTGTTCCTCGACACCGGTGCGCGGCCGTGGGTGATCGCCGGATTCGTGTTCCTGGTGGCGATGCTGGTGATCACCGGGGTGGTGAACGTCCCGCTCAACAACGCGCTGGACGCCGGCGGTGACGACTACGCGGCGGTGCGGGCGCAGTTCGAGGCGGTGTGGGTGCGCTGGAACGTGGTGCGCGCGGTGGTGAGCACGGCCGGCTTCGGCTGCCTGGTCGCGGCCGTGCTCACCCGGCGCTGA
- a CDS encoding NmrA family transcriptional regulator: MTTNYLVVGGTGKTGRRVADRLRERDLPVRITSRRGAPPFDWGDRETWKPVLDGIDAVYLTYYPDLVVPAAAGDIHAFAELAVAGGVRHLVLLSGRGEEEAEACEQIVRDAGTGWTVLRCSWFAQNFSEHFLLDAVRGGEIALPAGSVTEPFVDVRDIADVAVRVLTEPGHTGRRYELTGPRLLSFADAAADISAASGRDVRYVPVSAAEFAAGAAAQGVPEEEAGALVELFGRVLDGRNSTLTTDVERVLGRPATDFATYAEDAAATGVWAR, from the coding sequence ATGACAACGAACTACTTGGTGGTGGGCGGGACCGGCAAGACCGGGCGCCGCGTCGCGGACCGGCTGCGGGAGCGCGATCTGCCGGTGCGGATCACCTCGCGCCGCGGCGCGCCGCCGTTCGACTGGGGTGACCGCGAGACCTGGAAGCCGGTGCTGGACGGCATCGACGCCGTCTACCTGACCTACTACCCGGACCTCGTGGTGCCGGCGGCGGCCGGTGACATCCACGCGTTCGCCGAGCTGGCCGTGGCCGGCGGCGTGCGGCACCTGGTGCTGCTCTCCGGCCGCGGCGAGGAAGAAGCCGAGGCGTGCGAGCAGATCGTGCGGGACGCCGGTACCGGCTGGACGGTCCTGCGGTGCAGCTGGTTCGCGCAGAACTTCAGCGAGCACTTCCTCCTGGACGCGGTGCGCGGCGGCGAGATCGCGCTGCCGGCGGGCTCGGTGACCGAGCCGTTCGTCGACGTCCGCGACATCGCCGACGTGGCCGTGCGGGTGCTCACCGAGCCCGGGCACACCGGGCGGCGGTACGAGCTGACCGGGCCGCGCCTGCTGAGCTTCGCCGACGCCGCCGCGGATATCTCGGCCGCCTCGGGGCGGGATGTCCGCTATGTTCCGGTTTCCGCGGCGGAGTTCGCCGCGGGCGCGGCCGCCCAGGGGGTGCCGGAGGAGGAAGCCGGTGCGCTGGTCGAGCTGTTCGGCCGGGTGCTCGACGGCCGCAACTCGACGCTGACGACCGACGTCGAGCGGGTGCTGGGCCGCCCGGCGACCGACTTCGCGACCTACGCCGAAGATGCCGCGGCGACCGGGGTCTGGGCCCGGTGA
- a CDS encoding AraC family transcriptional regulator encodes MDPLAALLDGPRAHGAFLLRSVMTPPWALRIEDRAPLTVVAVVRGEAWIVPDAGEAVSLGEGDVAIARGPDPYLVADHPGTPPQAIILPGQECRTPDGGHLTELTGLGVRTWGHGTDGPVVLLTGTYTMEGELSKRLLAALPALIVLRAADWPTPLVALLAAEIGRDVPGQEAVLDRLLDLLLIAALRAWFDRPDTAAPAWYRAHDDPVVGQALRLLQHQPAEPWTVAELASATGISRAALARRFAVAVGETPMAYLTGWRLALAADLLRQHRETTIGSVARQVGYGSAFALSTAFKREFGVSPQQYRTREPAS; translated from the coding sequence ATGGACCCGCTCGCCGCCCTCCTCGACGGCCCCCGCGCCCACGGCGCGTTCCTGCTGCGCTCGGTCATGACCCCGCCGTGGGCGCTGCGCATCGAAGACCGGGCACCGCTGACCGTCGTGGCCGTGGTCCGCGGCGAAGCGTGGATCGTGCCCGACGCCGGCGAAGCGGTCTCGCTGGGCGAAGGCGACGTCGCGATCGCCCGCGGCCCCGACCCGTACCTGGTCGCCGACCACCCCGGTACCCCGCCGCAGGCGATCATCCTGCCCGGCCAGGAGTGCCGCACCCCCGACGGCGGGCACCTCACCGAGCTCACCGGCCTCGGTGTCCGCACCTGGGGCCACGGCACCGACGGCCCGGTCGTGCTGCTCACCGGGACGTACACGATGGAAGGCGAGCTGAGCAAACGGCTCCTGGCGGCACTGCCCGCCCTGATCGTGCTGCGCGCGGCCGACTGGCCGACCCCGCTGGTGGCGCTGCTCGCCGCGGAGATCGGGCGGGACGTACCGGGCCAGGAAGCCGTCCTCGACCGGCTGCTCGACCTGCTGCTGATCGCGGCGCTGCGAGCCTGGTTCGACCGGCCGGACACCGCGGCACCGGCCTGGTACCGCGCCCACGACGACCCGGTCGTCGGCCAGGCGCTGCGGCTGCTGCAGCACCAGCCCGCCGAGCCGTGGACGGTCGCCGAACTCGCCTCGGCCACCGGCATTTCCCGCGCGGCGCTGGCCCGCCGCTTCGCCGTGGCGGTCGGCGAGACCCCGATGGCCTACCTGACCGGCTGGCGCCTCGCACTGGCCGCGGACCTGCTGCGCCAGCACCGGGAAACCACGATCGGCTCGGTCGCCCGCCAGGTGGGGTACGGCAGCGCGTTCGCTCTCAGCACGGCCTTCAAGCGCGAGTTCGGGGTCAGCCCGCAGCAGTACCGGACGCGGGAACCAGCGTCGTGA
- a CDS encoding nuclear transport factor 2 family protein: MTAALIEARVAAVAAKDVEALVAQYAEDVTLFDAVGALRDRGRDAERARLAQWFGAYRTEIGMKIRDLEVVTGGDVGFAHYLYQVEGTMTDGTEVSMWVRSTVGFRRGDDGWKIVHEHSSVPFDAATGAALTTLVPASGTAAG, translated from the coding sequence GTGACCGCCGCGCTGATCGAAGCCCGGGTCGCGGCGGTGGCGGCGAAGGACGTCGAGGCCCTCGTCGCGCAGTACGCCGAGGACGTCACGCTGTTCGACGCGGTCGGTGCGTTGCGGGACCGGGGGCGCGACGCCGAGCGGGCCCGGCTGGCGCAGTGGTTCGGCGCCTACCGCACGGAAATCGGGATGAAGATCCGGGACCTCGAGGTGGTCACCGGCGGCGATGTCGGGTTCGCGCACTACCTCTACCAGGTCGAGGGCACCATGACCGACGGCACCGAGGTGTCGATGTGGGTGCGCTCCACCGTCGGTTTCCGGCGGGGTGACGACGGCTGGAAGATCGTGCACGAGCACAGTTCGGTGCCGTTCGACGCCGCCACCGGAGCCGCGCTCACGACGCTGGTTCCCGCGTCCGGTACTGCTGCGGGCTGA
- a CDS encoding SRPBCC domain-containing protein: MTVKHATFTLERSYPVPPERVFAAWADPAAKARWFVPAGTHTLDFRVGGTETVGATGPDDAKLSVTSTYHDIVPDRRIVYATTLSGDEVLATVSITTVELEADGDGTRLVLTEQGTFLDGAEEPQWREQGTGDWLDRLGEALK; encoded by the coding sequence ATGACCGTCAAGCACGCCACCTTCACCCTCGAACGCAGCTACCCCGTACCCCCGGAGCGGGTGTTCGCCGCGTGGGCGGACCCGGCCGCGAAGGCCCGCTGGTTCGTCCCCGCCGGCACCCACACCCTGGACTTCCGGGTCGGCGGCACGGAAACCGTCGGCGCGACCGGGCCGGACGACGCCAAGCTGAGCGTCACCTCGACGTACCACGACATCGTGCCGGACCGGCGGATCGTCTACGCCACGACGCTGAGCGGCGACGAGGTGCTCGCCACGGTCTCGATCACCACGGTCGAGCTCGAAGCCGACGGCGACGGCACCCGGCTGGTCCTGACCGAGCAAGGCACCTTCCTCGACGGCGCCGAGGAGCCGCAGTGGCGCGAGCAGGGCACGGGCGACTGGCTGGACCGCCTCGGCGAGGCGCTGAAGTGA
- a CDS encoding helix-turn-helix transcriptional regulator, with protein MLNHEESLDLVFRALGDRTRRALVERLVRGPASVSELAEPLTMSLPAVVQHLQVLETAGIVRSEKVGRVRTCRIEPEVLRAGEHWLGRQRTTWEGRLDRLGGFLAGPETSEGSTS; from the coding sequence ATGCTTAACCATGAGGAGTCGCTGGACCTGGTGTTCCGCGCCCTGGGCGACCGGACGCGGCGGGCGCTGGTGGAGCGGCTCGTGCGCGGGCCGGCGTCGGTCAGCGAGCTCGCCGAGCCGCTGACCATGTCGCTGCCCGCGGTGGTGCAGCACCTCCAGGTGCTGGAAACCGCCGGGATCGTGCGGTCGGAGAAGGTCGGCCGCGTGCGCACCTGCCGGATCGAACCGGAGGTGCTGCGCGCCGGCGAGCACTGGCTGGGACGGCAGCGCACCACGTGGGAGGGCAGGCTCGACCGGCTCGGCGGCTTCCTCGCCGGGCCGGAGACCTCGGAAGGGAGCACGTCATGA
- a CDS encoding RNA polymerase sigma factor, with protein sequence MRVEDVYAAEYGRAVSVLVRVFGDIDVAEEAVQDAFAEAVRRWPATGFPPSPAGWIITTARNRAVDRLRREAARADKYAQAALVHAEAEPVEEGAVPDDRLRLIFTCCHPALARATQVALTLRLLGGLSTTEIAAAFLVPEPTMAQRIVRAKNKIRDAGIPYRVPQDADLPARLSGVLSVLYLIFNEGYAASTGEHLVRDDLCEEAIRLARALAGLMPDEPEVWGLLALLLLSHSRRAARTTPDGDLVLLGDQDRSRWDTALIAEGQDIVRRCLRRNQPGPYQIQAAIQAVHSDAPTDWTQVKALYDQLLAVTPTPVVAVNRAVAVAEVDGPAAGLALVEALDLPRFGLYHAIRADLLDRLGRAREAAEAYAAAIELTGNAAERALLERKLGVLERPG encoded by the coding sequence ATGAGGGTCGAGGACGTCTACGCCGCCGAGTACGGGCGTGCGGTGTCGGTGCTGGTCCGGGTCTTCGGCGACATCGACGTCGCCGAAGAGGCGGTGCAGGACGCGTTCGCCGAGGCCGTCCGCCGGTGGCCGGCCACCGGGTTCCCGCCGAGCCCGGCGGGCTGGATCATCACCACCGCCCGCAACCGCGCGGTCGACCGCCTGCGCAGGGAGGCCGCGCGGGCGGACAAGTACGCCCAGGCGGCCCTCGTGCACGCCGAAGCCGAGCCCGTGGAGGAGGGCGCTGTGCCCGACGACCGGCTCCGGCTGATCTTCACCTGCTGCCACCCCGCGCTGGCCCGCGCCACCCAGGTCGCGCTGACGCTCCGGCTCCTGGGCGGCCTGAGCACGACGGAGATCGCGGCCGCGTTCCTGGTCCCCGAACCGACGATGGCCCAGCGGATCGTCCGCGCGAAGAACAAGATCCGCGACGCCGGCATCCCGTACCGCGTCCCCCAGGACGCCGACCTGCCCGCGCGGCTGTCCGGGGTGCTGAGCGTGCTGTACCTGATCTTCAACGAGGGCTACGCGGCGAGCACGGGGGAGCACCTGGTCCGCGACGACCTGTGCGAGGAAGCGATCCGGCTCGCCCGCGCCCTGGCCGGGTTGATGCCCGACGAGCCGGAGGTCTGGGGCCTGCTCGCGTTGCTGCTGCTCAGCCACTCACGACGAGCCGCCCGCACCACTCCGGACGGCGACCTGGTGCTCTTGGGCGACCAGGACCGGTCCCGATGGGACACGGCGTTGATCGCCGAGGGCCAGGACATCGTCCGCCGTTGCCTGCGGCGCAACCAGCCCGGCCCGTACCAGATCCAGGCGGCGATCCAGGCCGTCCACAGCGACGCGCCGACCGATTGGACGCAGGTCAAGGCGCTGTACGACCAGCTGCTGGCGGTCACGCCGACGCCGGTGGTGGCGGTGAACCGCGCGGTCGCGGTCGCCGAGGTCGACGGTCCGGCGGCGGGTCTGGCGTTGGTCGAGGCGCTCGATCTGCCGCGCTTCGGGCTGTACCACGCGATCCGGGCGGATCTGCTGGACCGGCTGGGTCGCGCGAGGGAGGCCGCCGAGGCGTACGCGGCGGCGATCGAGCTGACGGGCAATGCCGCCGAGCGGGCGCTTCTGGAGCGCAAACTCGGCGTCTTGGAGCGTCCCGGATAG
- a CDS encoding YciI family protein, protein MKQYLLSIYQPDGPTPPADVLDGIVKELDALNADLKAAGAWVFAGGLHPPSTATVLRARDGDTLVTDGPYAEGKEHLGGFTIITTPDLDAALVWGGRLADAVAPLPVEVRPFSG, encoded by the coding sequence GTGAAGCAGTACCTGCTCAGCATCTACCAGCCCGACGGCCCCACCCCGCCCGCGGACGTGCTCGACGGGATCGTCAAGGAGCTCGACGCCCTGAACGCCGATCTCAAGGCGGCCGGAGCGTGGGTGTTCGCCGGGGGCCTGCACCCGCCCTCGACCGCCACCGTGCTGCGGGCCCGGGACGGCGACACCCTCGTCACCGACGGTCCCTACGCCGAGGGCAAGGAGCACCTCGGCGGGTTCACGATCATCACCACGCCCGACCTCGACGCCGCCCTGGTCTGGGGCGGGCGGCTCGCCGACGCGGTGGCACCGCTGCCGGTCGAGGTGCGACCGTTCAGCGGATGA
- a CDS encoding alpha/beta fold hydrolase, translated as MQIRASDHETTVTARGTRGPAVVLVHSLGLDRRMWDPVLDRLATGRRVFAYDVRGHGSAAGAPLPFTMAATGADLVAVLDALELGIAHVAGLSLGGAIAQTAAVAAPGRFASLTLLGAPDRPVPAAFEDRARIAETEGMAALVGPTLERWFTAAGLAADTEGVRYARECLASFDPVTWASIWRGYGGLDVFRRLRGFPAPALALAGEADASITIDGMAAVASRIGGGAKLEVVPGAPHIQPLERPDEVADALDRFLPAEIDIP; from the coding sequence GTGCAGATCCGTGCGTCCGACCACGAGACCACCGTGACCGCCCGCGGCACCCGCGGCCCCGCCGTGGTGCTCGTCCATTCGCTCGGCCTGGACCGCCGGATGTGGGACCCGGTGCTCGACCGGCTCGCCACCGGCCGGCGGGTGTTCGCCTACGACGTGCGTGGGCACGGATCCGCCGCCGGCGCGCCCCTGCCGTTCACCATGGCTGCCACCGGTGCCGACCTCGTCGCGGTGCTGGACGCGCTCGAGCTCGGCATCGCCCACGTCGCCGGGTTGTCGCTGGGCGGGGCGATCGCGCAGACCGCCGCCGTCGCCGCACCCGGCCGCTTCGCCTCGCTGACCTTGCTGGGTGCCCCGGACCGGCCGGTCCCGGCGGCGTTCGAGGACCGGGCGCGGATCGCCGAAACCGAGGGCATGGCCGCACTGGTCGGGCCGACGCTCGAACGGTGGTTCACCGCGGCGGGGCTCGCAGCGGACACCGAAGGCGTGCGCTATGCCCGCGAGTGCCTCGCTTCGTTCGACCCCGTCACGTGGGCATCGATCTGGCGCGGCTACGGCGGTCTCGACGTCTTCCGGCGGTTGCGCGGCTTCCCGGCGCCGGCACTGGCGCTCGCCGGTGAGGCCGACGCGTCGATCACCATCGACGGCATGGCCGCCGTCGCCTCGCGGATCGGCGGCGGCGCGAAGCTGGAAGTCGTTCCCGGCGCCCCGCACATCCAGCCGCTCGAACGCCCCGATGAGGTGGCCGACGCCCTGGACCGGTTCCTGCCCGCGGAGATCGACATCCCGTAA
- a CDS encoding site-specific integrase codes for MPDLEPVIDAALAAAGPQDRLALLDEAAARHVDGQRPPNTLKAYAQDWQVWQDYTAEAGIPPLSATIGALTGFVVWLERGRTLRPDERAVPEVPERAAPAAPSTIERRLTGALAGLRHHKVVVDPEASRAAWRALKGYRQRLAREGVQRGRGKATMVTLADLRAMSRACPDTLAGARDRAMLLIGFPIAARCSDLANLLVTDVEPVDDRGLAVTVRHGKSTGDIVVPRRESPETDPVRAWHAWRSGAGISEGPAFRRVDRHGNVGEPALSTTGVNQILTRAGVRAGLPYPVTGHSLRSGFATEARRAGADDLAIADQGRWVRGSRALYEYIRRVDQWNDNAAGVLDL; via the coding sequence GTGCCCGACCTGGAACCGGTGATCGACGCCGCCCTCGCCGCCGCCGGCCCGCAGGACCGGCTCGCGCTGCTCGACGAAGCCGCTGCCCGCCACGTCGACGGGCAGCGGCCGCCCAACACGCTCAAGGCCTACGCCCAGGACTGGCAGGTGTGGCAGGACTACACCGCCGAGGCCGGGATCCCGCCGCTGTCGGCGACGATCGGGGCGCTGACCGGGTTCGTCGTGTGGCTCGAACGGGGGCGCACGCTGCGCCCGGACGAACGCGCCGTGCCCGAAGTGCCCGAGCGGGCCGCGCCGGCGGCGCCGTCGACGATCGAGCGGCGGCTCACCGGGGCGCTCGCCGGGCTGCGGCACCACAAGGTCGTCGTCGACCCCGAAGCGAGCCGCGCCGCCTGGCGCGCGTTGAAGGGGTACCGGCAGCGGCTCGCCCGGGAGGGCGTCCAGCGCGGGCGCGGCAAGGCCACCATGGTGACCCTCGCCGACCTGCGGGCGATGTCGCGCGCCTGCCCGGACACCCTCGCCGGCGCCCGCGACCGGGCGATGCTGCTGATCGGGTTCCCGATCGCCGCGCGCTGCTCGGACCTGGCGAACCTGCTGGTCACCGACGTCGAGCCGGTCGACGACCGGGGGCTGGCGGTGACCGTGCGGCACGGCAAGAGCACCGGCGACATAGTCGTGCCGCGCCGCGAAAGCCCGGAAACGGACCCGGTGCGGGCGTGGCACGCGTGGCGCTCCGGCGCCGGGATCAGCGAGGGCCCCGCGTTCCGCCGGGTGGACCGGCACGGCAACGTCGGCGAGCCCGCGTTGAGCACTACCGGCGTCAACCAGATCCTGACCCGGGCCGGGGTCCGGGCGGGCCTGCCGTACCCGGTGACGGGGCACTCGCTGCGGTCCGGGTTCGCGACCGAGGCGCGCCGGGCCGGCGCGGACGACCTCGCCATCGCCGACCAGGGCCGCTGGGTGCGCGGCAGCCGCGCGCTCTACGAGTACATCCGCCGGGTCGACCAGTGGAACGACAACGCCGCGGGCGTGCTCGACCTCTGA
- a CDS encoding CGNR zinc finger domain-containing protein, with protein sequence MHFNPYGGPAALVAADLVNAGSASELLDGMVGNGMAIQLLTDDEATRIADWAHHLRPVFAARPEDRPELVNALLAEAACRPYITSHDGKPPHLHYSAEDAGPVGRVRAYTAGGLAHLVCEAPDRLGICGREGCEVAYVDTSRNGRRRFCSTRCATRVHVADHRARQVSA encoded by the coding sequence GTGCACTTCAACCCTTACGGCGGCCCGGCGGCGCTGGTGGCCGCGGACCTGGTGAACGCGGGGTCGGCGAGCGAGCTCCTGGACGGCATGGTCGGCAACGGCATGGCGATCCAGTTGCTGACCGACGACGAAGCCACCCGCATCGCCGACTGGGCCCACCACCTGCGGCCGGTGTTCGCCGCCCGCCCCGAGGACCGCCCGGAGCTGGTCAACGCGCTGCTCGCGGAAGCGGCGTGCCGCCCGTACATCACCAGCCACGACGGCAAGCCGCCCCACCTGCACTACTCGGCGGAGGACGCCGGGCCGGTCGGCCGGGTCCGCGCGTACACGGCGGGCGGGCTGGCGCACCTGGTGTGCGAGGCCCCGGACCGCCTGGGTATCTGCGGCCGCGAAGGGTGCGAGGTGGCGTACGTCGACACGTCCCGCAACGGCCGGCGGCGGTTCTGCTCGACCCGGTGCGCGACGCGGGTGCACGTGGCCGACCACCGGGCGCGGCAGGTCAGCGCCTGA
- a CDS encoding SGNH/GDSL hydrolase family protein: MSKRLVALGDSFTEGVGDDDPAYPNGVRGWADRVAEQLAAREPGFRYANLAIRGKLMPQILGEQLEPALAMAPDLVTLYAGGNDLMRPKVDIDALMVDYEAAVARIRATGARLVLFTGVDGVEDALFRKMRGRVAIYNEFVRAIATKHGALLVDMWAMRQLRDRRRWAPDRLHLNAHGHTEVAIAVLAALGAEHSLTAAELGPREVPSAAVRRSENLRWAQEHALPWVRRRLRGESSGDTLTAKRPALEPVASAPLPR, translated from the coding sequence ATGAGCAAGCGCTTAGTGGCCCTGGGGGATTCGTTCACCGAAGGTGTCGGTGACGACGATCCCGCTTACCCGAATGGTGTGCGTGGCTGGGCCGACCGGGTCGCCGAACAGCTCGCCGCGCGGGAGCCCGGGTTCCGGTACGCCAACCTCGCCATCCGGGGGAAGCTGATGCCGCAGATCCTCGGCGAGCAGCTCGAGCCCGCGCTGGCCATGGCGCCCGATCTCGTCACCCTCTACGCCGGCGGCAACGATCTCATGCGGCCCAAGGTCGACATCGACGCGCTGATGGTCGACTACGAGGCCGCCGTCGCGCGGATCCGGGCGACCGGGGCGCGGCTGGTGCTGTTCACCGGGGTCGACGGGGTCGAGGACGCGCTGTTCCGCAAGATGCGGGGGCGGGTCGCGATCTACAACGAGTTCGTGCGCGCCATCGCGACGAAGCACGGTGCGCTGCTGGTGGACATGTGGGCGATGCGGCAGCTGCGCGACCGGCGGCGGTGGGCCCCGGATCGCCTGCACCTCAACGCCCACGGCCACACCGAGGTCGCCATCGCGGTGCTGGCGGCTCTCGGTGCCGAACACTCGCTGACCGCCGCGGAGCTGGGGCCGCGCGAGGTGCCGAGCGCCGCTGTCCGGCGCAGCGAGAACCTGCGGTGGGCGCAGGAGCACGCGCTGCCGTGGGTGCGTCGCCGGCTGCGGGGCGAGTCCTCCGGGGACACGCTCACCGCGAAGCGCCCGGCGCTCGAGCCGGTCGCCTCAGCGCCGCTCCCCCGCTGA
- a CDS encoding TetR/AcrR family transcriptional regulator — translation MSPATADPAASKPLRADARRNRARVLEAAESVFAAKGTGAPTEEVARAAGVGIGTVFRHFPTKEALLEAVLFARLRRFVDEAEAAVAADSADPGGAFFTFLTSWIEMSSAKNAYFEALTAAGVTVPVSKSDIGARLMESLGVLLSRAQGAGAVREDLVVGELITVIIGVARAAEYAGPDARLRDRAVTILFDGLRPSAGERR, via the coding sequence GTGAGCCCCGCGACCGCTGATCCCGCCGCGTCCAAACCGCTGCGCGCCGACGCCCGCCGCAACCGCGCGCGGGTGCTGGAGGCCGCCGAGAGCGTGTTCGCCGCCAAGGGGACCGGGGCGCCCACGGAAGAAGTCGCCCGCGCGGCCGGCGTCGGCATCGGCACGGTGTTCCGGCACTTCCCGACGAAGGAAGCGCTGCTCGAAGCGGTGCTCTTCGCCCGGTTGCGCCGCTTCGTGGACGAGGCCGAAGCCGCCGTCGCGGCGGACTCGGCGGATCCGGGCGGCGCGTTCTTCACCTTCCTGACCAGCTGGATCGAGATGTCGAGCGCGAAGAACGCCTACTTCGAGGCGCTCACGGCGGCCGGGGTCACCGTGCCGGTGTCGAAGTCCGACATCGGTGCCCGCCTGATGGAGTCCCTCGGCGTGCTGCTTTCCCGCGCGCAGGGTGCGGGCGCGGTGCGCGAGGACCTCGTTGTCGGCGAGCTGATCACGGTGATCATCGGGGTCGCGCGCGCTGCCGAGTACGCCGGCCCGGACGCGCGCCTGCGCGACCGGGCCGTGACGATCCTCTTCGATGGCCTCCGCCCGTCAGCGGGGGAGCGGCGCTGA